In Corallococcus silvisoli, one DNA window encodes the following:
- a CDS encoding MXAN_6521/LA_1396 family lipoprotein, with protein MGTFKRVGAVLGLMVLTGCASTVKSHRLRDDYATVDRQQVKRLAVVTQPFPPGQQYVGDLWSLIARQWLNQNRDYLVKANTSLPERPTDLTFKDQCVEGIEGVLWLDPSVKRVGEGAEVSVKAQLLRCRDGQEVWAAEAGGSWDSHDKKYVERTEQYVKELGPEVEPYVVPSYKLLVATLGTLPSPELNDADKDEKIDLGE; from the coding sequence ATGGGGACGTTCAAGCGGGTGGGCGCGGTGCTGGGCCTGATGGTGCTCACGGGTTGCGCGAGCACGGTGAAGAGCCATCGGCTGCGCGACGACTACGCGACGGTGGACCGGCAGCAGGTGAAGCGGCTGGCGGTGGTGACGCAGCCGTTTCCGCCGGGGCAGCAGTACGTGGGCGACCTGTGGAGCCTGATCGCGCGGCAGTGGCTGAACCAGAACCGGGACTACCTGGTGAAGGCGAACACGTCCCTGCCGGAGCGCCCCACGGACCTGACCTTCAAGGACCAGTGCGTGGAGGGGATTGAGGGCGTGCTGTGGCTGGACCCCAGCGTGAAGCGCGTGGGGGAGGGAGCGGAGGTGTCGGTGAAGGCGCAGCTGTTGCGCTGCCGCGACGGCCAGGAGGTGTGGGCGGCGGAGGCGGGCGGCAGCTGGGACTCGCACGACAAGAAGTACGTGGAGCGCACGGAGCAGTACGTGAAGGAGCTGGGGCCGGAGGTGGAGCCCTACGTGGTGCCTTCGTACAAGCTGCTGGTGGCGACGCTGGGCACGTTGCCCAGTCCCGAACTGAACGACGCGGACAAGGACGAGAAGATCGACCTGGGCGAGTAG
- a CDS encoding PTS sugar transporter subunit IIC — MNVGWTQVALACLWGGLVAVERKAFLQAMLSRPLVAATFMGALLGDVGGGLSVGMLLELFYLGTANLGASLPENDTLAATGTAAAAATLTAATGAGSTPAIWSLAVLLFIGLGRVGRRLDRLLEGYSARLARVALASAEAGNLTRAMRQNLWGMWPHFATYGAITGACALAGYFLEPLMAVLPHGLVRGLAWAYPAMASVAAAIAAQSSHAKRAPLYAGIAAAIVTAAVVLVQLQEQRP, encoded by the coding sequence GTGAACGTCGGCTGGACCCAGGTGGCGCTCGCGTGTCTCTGGGGCGGCTTGGTGGCCGTGGAGCGCAAGGCGTTCCTGCAGGCCATGCTGTCGCGGCCGCTGGTGGCCGCCACGTTCATGGGCGCCCTCCTGGGAGACGTGGGCGGCGGCCTGTCCGTCGGCATGCTGCTGGAGCTGTTCTACCTGGGCACGGCCAACCTGGGCGCCTCCCTGCCGGAGAACGACACGCTGGCGGCCACCGGCACCGCCGCCGCCGCCGCCACGCTCACCGCCGCCACCGGCGCGGGCTCCACGCCCGCCATCTGGTCGCTGGCGGTGCTGCTCTTCATCGGGCTGGGGCGGGTGGGGCGCCGGCTGGACCGGCTGCTGGAGGGCTACTCGGCGCGGCTCGCGCGCGTGGCCCTGGCGTCCGCGGAGGCGGGCAACCTCACGCGCGCCATGCGGCAGAACCTGTGGGGCATGTGGCCGCACTTCGCGACGTACGGCGCCATCACCGGCGCGTGCGCGCTCGCGGGCTACTTCCTGGAGCCCCTGATGGCGGTGTTGCCGCACGGGCTGGTGCGGGGCCTGGCGTGGGCGTACCCGGCCATGGCGTCCGTGGCGGCGGCCATCGCCGCGCAGAGCAGCCACGCGAAGCGCGCCCCCCTGTACGCGGGCATCGCCGCGGCGATCGTCACCGCGGCGGTGGTGCTGGTCCAGCTCCAGGAGCAGCGGCCATGA
- a CDS encoding HPr family phosphocarrier protein — translation MASEAEGTFEIINALGLHARAAAQMVKVANRFKSEVIIKASGQRANAKSIMGVLMLAAAQGTQVTLTCKGEDAEACLSELKKLIEDRFGEAQ, via the coding sequence ATGGCGAGTGAAGCCGAAGGAACCTTCGAGATCATCAACGCGCTGGGGCTGCACGCCCGGGCCGCGGCGCAGATGGTCAAGGTGGCCAACCGCTTCAAGAGCGAGGTCATCATCAAGGCCTCGGGGCAGCGCGCCAACGCCAAGTCCATCATGGGCGTGCTGATGCTCGCGGCGGCCCAGGGCACCCAGGTGACGCTCACCTGCAAGGGTGAGGACGCGGAGGCGTGCCTGTCCGAATTGAAAAAGCTCATCGAGGACCGGTTTGGCGAAGCGCAGTAA
- a CDS encoding diacylglycerol kinase catalytic domain-containing protein encodes MFEKFEKVVLVTRRTRLADLVVRFNTKKQAKFYVERSGQDFNGFEAEDDTYRRSVDALRAQLDVGVPVQQVDRSLVPTFLFTGKEVVVAAGQDGLVANVAKYVGSQPLVGVNPDPERFDGVLLPFLPAKARSAVLRVLEGRAKVRQVQLAEARLQDGQRLLAFNDLFIGARTHVSARYQVRYGGQEEAQSSSGVLVSTGAGSSGWLSSVFALARGLTQKTGGVPGQSWTLGWEDARLAFVVREPFVSRHSSADIVGGFVTARDELVLESRMPQGGVIFSDGMEEDFLTFGAGATARIRPAEQRACLVVP; translated from the coding sequence TTGTTCGAGAAGTTCGAGAAGGTGGTGCTTGTCACGCGCAGGACGCGGCTGGCGGACCTGGTGGTGCGCTTCAACACGAAGAAGCAGGCCAAGTTCTACGTGGAGCGCTCCGGCCAGGACTTCAACGGGTTCGAGGCGGAGGACGACACCTACCGCCGCTCGGTGGACGCGCTGCGCGCCCAACTGGACGTGGGGGTGCCGGTGCAGCAGGTGGACCGCTCGCTCGTGCCCACCTTCCTCTTCACCGGCAAGGAGGTGGTGGTGGCGGCGGGGCAGGACGGGCTCGTCGCCAACGTGGCCAAGTACGTGGGCAGCCAGCCGCTCGTGGGCGTCAACCCGGACCCCGAGCGCTTCGACGGGGTGCTCCTGCCCTTCCTCCCCGCCAAGGCCCGGAGCGCGGTGCTGCGCGTGCTGGAAGGGCGCGCGAAGGTCCGTCAGGTCCAGCTCGCGGAGGCGCGGCTCCAGGACGGACAGCGGCTGCTCGCCTTCAACGACCTGTTCATCGGCGCGCGCACGCACGTCTCCGCCCGCTATCAGGTCCGCTACGGCGGCCAGGAAGAGGCGCAGTCCTCCAGCGGCGTGCTCGTGTCCACCGGCGCGGGCTCCAGCGGCTGGCTGTCCTCGGTGTTCGCCCTGGCGCGGGGCCTCACCCAGAAGACAGGGGGCGTGCCGGGACAGTCCTGGACGCTCGGATGGGAGGACGCGCGGCTGGCCTTCGTCGTGCGCGAACCCTTCGTCAGCCGCCACTCCAGCGCGGACATCGTCGGCGGCTTCGTCACCGCCCGGGACGAGCTGGTGCTCGAATCGCGGATGCCCCAGGGCGGCGTCATCTTCAGCGACGGCATGGAGGAGGACTTCCTCACCTTCGGCGCCGGCGCCACCGCGCGCATCCGGCCGGCCGAACAGCGGGCCTGCCTGGTCGTCCCATGA
- a CDS encoding PTS sugar transporter subunit IIB, which produces MITLVRVDNRLIHGQVVEAWLPHLKVSRVVVADDEAASSPLIRAAMALAVQSAIEVQILPLAQVDFAALSKDGVRTLVLLRDVASVPFAFQHGLAMDQLNLGNVHFGTGRRQVSPSVFLAEGELQALQQLSEQGVRVEARAVPAEKSVDLPDLTERWSKAG; this is translated from the coding sequence GTGATCACCCTGGTCCGCGTCGACAACCGCCTCATCCATGGTCAGGTCGTCGAAGCCTGGCTGCCCCACCTCAAGGTGTCCCGTGTCGTGGTGGCGGACGATGAGGCGGCCTCCAGTCCCCTCATTCGCGCCGCCATGGCGCTCGCCGTCCAGAGCGCCATCGAGGTGCAGATCCTCCCCCTGGCCCAGGTGGACTTCGCCGCCCTCTCCAAGGACGGCGTGCGCACGCTGGTGCTCCTGAGGGACGTCGCCTCCGTGCCCTTCGCCTTCCAGCACGGGCTGGCCATGGACCAGCTCAACCTGGGCAACGTGCACTTCGGCACCGGGCGCCGGCAGGTGTCGCCGTCCGTGTTCCTGGCGGAGGGGGAGCTGCAGGCCCTCCAGCAGCTGTCGGAGCAGGGGGTGCGCGTGGAGGCGCGGGCGGTGCCCGCGGAGAAGTCCGTGGACCTGCCAGACCTGACCGAGCGCTGGTCGAAGGCCGGGTGA
- a CDS encoding MgtC/SapB family protein, which yields MDPQVIVGRLVLATLLGGVLGVEREAHNQAAGLRTHTLVGLGACCFTLSSVYAGMVLRAGETHAGAQADISRIASQIVVGIGFLGAGVILRHKGVVRGLTTAANLWVTAAVGLACGLGLYMAAGATVAMALLSLVVLRPVARRLAPKPKRRAKEDDEGRGHARGGDLRPK from the coding sequence GTGGACCCTCAAGTCATCGTCGGGCGGTTGGTGCTGGCCACGCTCCTGGGGGGCGTGCTGGGCGTGGAGCGCGAGGCGCACAACCAGGCCGCGGGGCTGCGCACCCACACGCTGGTGGGGCTGGGGGCGTGCTGCTTCACGCTCTCCAGCGTGTACGCGGGGATGGTGCTCCGGGCCGGGGAGACGCACGCGGGGGCGCAGGCGGACATCAGCCGCATCGCCAGCCAGATTGTCGTGGGCATCGGCTTCCTGGGCGCGGGGGTCATCCTGCGCCACAAGGGAGTGGTGCGGGGGCTCACCACGGCGGCGAACCTCTGGGTCACGGCGGCGGTGGGCCTGGCGTGCGGGCTGGGGCTGTACATGGCGGCGGGCGCCACCGTGGCCATGGCCCTGCTGTCGCTGGTGGTCCTGCGTCCCGTCGCCCGGCGGCTGGCGCCGAAGCCCAAGCGCCGCGCGAAGGAAGACGACGAAGGCAGGGGCCACGCCCGTGGCGGTGACTTGCGTCCGAAGTGA
- a CDS encoding efflux RND transporter permease subunit, which translates to MSGNPSSPPPPRLAVAYAEMLVRRPGTVMTVLLLLLGLAVWGTSKLTINSNQLDLISQDLQEVKDVKRVIDMVGGSGFFMVALRGDDEATLKRVADDVAAMVGQDKEHARSITYKIPVEFVQQNMVLFVKTEDLAEGKRRIMAFLKDQLRRANPFYIEIKKTEPVKLDLQDLVDKYSSVGNKSIADDYYISQDRKLLLLLIKPMWDTNQIGQTKQYVDKLRGDLEQYSKSNAAGVQLVEDYYKMGDKKTVAYGFTGSYKTAVDDSYAIEDSLQPVTIIALIAIFGITIAFFRKWAPTLIVVSGTVAGTLYTLGFTYATLGELNMITSILGGILMGFGIDYGIHFIFRTRLELGAGKRYDVAIRDAVINAGRPALVSAVVVAGSFYVLMVSEFRGFSQFGFLAGTGTLMLGFTLFSWCPALLALAGRKNPELPQKLIGVMKPPPTNNASGKELRIPRPGLVLAVGCVIVAVVCGAAIPWKSGEPPADAGFFARLPYGVRFNYNTRALMPANQPSVVLQDEINVRFKIASDPLAVYTKDLAETEALYKELTADPKKRPAISQVMSLFTFVPPEGISQANAKILEEWQEELKEIDVKALPPETQEKAAMFFKMLEARPFDVHHVPEIYASQFRHLPTTSPENHGYLTFIYPSVDLWDGKQMLQFADQTSSIKALVTPGKFTDGGPTGAPVEKEFRAAGATQLYASLARMVLKDARLTVILTALWILVMHFADFRNAKLALASVIPLTVGLAMMMGFMALFDLRLNFMNIIILPILLGFGVSHGLYLLHRFLEGTSPLVALRSVGAAVASSTLTAVAGFAALLVASHNGLRSMGLVACIGLITTLLVSFTVLAAVMQLMHDQRQRDAARGQGGGSAPGGDASSTRAA; encoded by the coding sequence ATGAGCGGCAATCCCTCCTCGCCCCCCCCGCCCCGACTCGCAGTCGCCTACGCCGAGATGCTGGTCCGGCGTCCCGGCACCGTCATGACCGTGCTGCTGTTGCTGCTCGGCCTGGCGGTCTGGGGCACGTCGAAGCTGACCATCAACTCGAACCAGCTGGACCTCATCTCCCAGGACCTCCAGGAGGTGAAGGACGTCAAGCGGGTCATCGACATGGTGGGCGGCAGTGGCTTCTTCATGGTCGCCCTGCGCGGCGACGACGAGGCCACCCTCAAGCGCGTCGCGGACGACGTGGCCGCGATGGTGGGCCAGGACAAGGAGCACGCGCGCTCCATCACCTACAAGATCCCCGTCGAGTTCGTTCAGCAGAACATGGTGCTGTTCGTGAAGACGGAGGACCTGGCCGAGGGCAAGCGCCGCATCATGGCGTTCCTCAAGGACCAGCTCCGGCGCGCGAACCCCTTCTACATCGAGATCAAGAAGACGGAGCCGGTGAAGCTGGACCTGCAGGACCTGGTCGACAAGTACTCCAGCGTTGGCAACAAGAGCATCGCGGACGACTACTACATCTCCCAGGACCGCAAGCTGCTGCTGCTCCTCATCAAGCCGATGTGGGACACCAACCAGATTGGCCAGACGAAGCAGTACGTGGACAAGCTGCGCGGGGACCTGGAGCAGTACTCCAAGAGCAACGCCGCGGGCGTGCAGCTGGTGGAGGACTACTACAAGATGGGCGACAAGAAGACGGTCGCCTACGGCTTCACGGGTTCCTACAAGACGGCGGTGGACGACTCGTACGCCATCGAGGACTCGCTCCAGCCGGTGACCATCATCGCGCTCATCGCCATCTTCGGCATCACCATCGCGTTCTTCCGCAAGTGGGCGCCCACGCTCATCGTGGTGAGCGGCACGGTGGCGGGCACGCTGTACACGCTGGGCTTCACCTACGCGACGCTGGGTGAGCTCAACATGATCACCTCCATCCTGGGCGGCATCCTGATGGGGTTCGGCATCGACTACGGCATCCACTTCATCTTCCGCACGCGCCTGGAGCTGGGCGCGGGCAAGCGCTACGACGTGGCCATCCGCGACGCGGTCATCAACGCGGGCCGTCCGGCGCTGGTGTCCGCGGTGGTGGTGGCGGGCTCCTTCTACGTGCTGATGGTGAGCGAGTTCCGCGGCTTCTCGCAGTTCGGCTTCCTGGCCGGCACGGGCACGCTGATGCTGGGCTTCACGCTGTTCTCCTGGTGCCCGGCACTGCTGGCGCTGGCGGGCCGGAAGAACCCGGAGCTGCCACAGAAGCTGATCGGCGTGATGAAGCCGCCGCCCACCAACAACGCCTCCGGCAAGGAGCTGCGCATCCCGCGCCCCGGCCTGGTGCTGGCGGTGGGCTGCGTGATTGTCGCGGTGGTGTGCGGCGCGGCCATCCCGTGGAAGAGCGGCGAGCCCCCGGCGGACGCGGGCTTCTTCGCGCGGCTGCCGTACGGCGTGCGCTTCAACTACAACACCCGCGCGCTGATGCCGGCGAACCAGCCGTCCGTGGTGCTGCAGGATGAAATCAACGTGCGCTTCAAGATCGCCAGCGACCCGCTCGCCGTCTACACGAAGGACCTGGCGGAGACGGAGGCCCTCTACAAGGAGCTGACGGCGGATCCGAAGAAGCGCCCCGCCATCTCGCAGGTGATGAGCCTGTTCACCTTCGTGCCGCCGGAGGGCATCTCCCAGGCGAACGCGAAGATCCTGGAGGAGTGGCAGGAGGAGCTGAAGGAGATCGACGTGAAGGCGCTGCCGCCGGAGACGCAGGAGAAGGCGGCGATGTTCTTCAAGATGCTGGAGGCGCGGCCCTTCGACGTGCACCACGTGCCGGAGATCTACGCCTCGCAGTTCCGGCACCTGCCCACCACCAGCCCGGAGAACCACGGCTACCTCACGTTCATCTACCCGAGCGTGGACCTGTGGGACGGCAAGCAGATGCTCCAGTTCGCGGACCAGACCAGCTCCATCAAGGCGCTGGTGACGCCGGGCAAGTTCACCGACGGCGGGCCCACGGGCGCGCCGGTGGAGAAGGAGTTCCGCGCCGCGGGCGCCACGCAGCTCTACGCGTCGCTGGCGCGCATGGTGCTCAAGGACGCGAGGCTCACGGTCATCCTCACCGCGCTGTGGATCCTGGTGATGCACTTCGCGGACTTCCGCAACGCGAAGCTGGCGCTGGCGTCGGTCATCCCGCTGACGGTGGGCCTGGCGATGATGATGGGCTTCATGGCGCTGTTCGACCTGCGCCTGAACTTCATGAACATCATCATCCTGCCCATCCTGCTGGGCTTCGGCGTGAGCCACGGCCTGTACCTGCTGCACCGCTTCCTGGAGGGCACGTCCCCGCTGGTGGCGCTGCGCAGCGTGGGCGCGGCGGTGGCGTCCTCCACGCTGACGGCGGTGGCGGGCTTCGCGGCGCTCCTGGTGGCCAGCCACAACGGCCTGCGCTCCATGGGCCTCGTGGCCTGCATTGGCCTCATCACCACGCTGCTGGTGTCCTTCACGGTGCTGGCGGCGGTGATGCAGCTGATGCACGACCAGCGTCAGCGGGACGCGGCGCGCGGCCAGGGGGGCGGCTCCGCCCCGGGCGGTGACGCGTCCTCCACACGCGCGGCCTGA
- the ptsP gene encoding phosphoenolpyruvate--protein phosphotransferase, whose amino-acid sequence MSSQATPTLRLTGIGASPGVAVGHAFILDRKRIRTPKLRLADAEVEPERMRMKTAIDLSDRQLAELKDQITRTEGSDHALILEAHRLMLHDPMLVDEVNRLIVEDRINAEWAVRRTARKIKHLFDNIPDEYFRERRSDVDYVADRIIRNLMGQVVDEEVEVPAEAIVVAHDLPPADAAMMARSGRVAGFVTDLGGQTSHTAIVARARETPAVVGAGRASEQISPGDLVAMDGTRGVVLVNPSEDQLALFREEQRRYLESEQLALATKDQPAVSTDGFRIRLNGNMEFLEEIPSLLAHGAEGIGLYRTEFMFLDRKTAPTEEEHYRAYKQVLEAMGGRPVTIRTLDLGGDKVPGKTKHEKEPNPAMGLRAIRYCLSNRELFRVQLRALLRASVHGNLRLMFPLICGVSELREARSELEACRTALGRAGVPVGKRFPVGIMVETPSAATIADRLAQEADFFSIGTNDLIQYSLAIDRQNREVAYLYRPLHLSVLRMLQNVVDAAKAANIPVSMCGEMAGDPLFTLVLLALGFDELSMTSGQIPVVKKLMRRVSRSEAVEMLQGAMELTTAEEIERFVRTEMDRRFSGQDGSLLAMRDVEPESV is encoded by the coding sequence GTGAGCAGCCAGGCCACCCCTACACTCAGGTTGACGGGCATCGGCGCCTCTCCGGGCGTGGCGGTGGGCCATGCCTTCATCCTGGACCGCAAGCGCATCCGCACCCCCAAGCTGCGTCTCGCCGACGCGGAGGTGGAGCCCGAACGGATGCGGATGAAGACGGCGATTGATTTGTCCGACCGGCAGCTCGCGGAGCTGAAGGACCAGATCACGCGCACGGAGGGCAGCGACCACGCCCTCATCCTGGAAGCGCACCGGCTGATGCTCCACGACCCCATGCTCGTGGATGAGGTCAACCGCCTCATCGTGGAGGACCGCATCAACGCGGAGTGGGCGGTGCGCCGCACGGCCCGGAAGATCAAGCACCTGTTCGACAACATCCCGGACGAGTACTTCCGCGAGCGCCGCTCGGACGTGGACTACGTGGCGGACCGCATCATCCGCAACCTGATGGGGCAGGTGGTGGATGAGGAGGTGGAGGTGCCGGCGGAGGCCATCGTCGTCGCGCACGACCTGCCGCCCGCGGACGCGGCGATGATGGCCCGCAGTGGCCGCGTCGCGGGGTTCGTCACGGACCTGGGCGGGCAGACGAGCCACACCGCCATCGTCGCCCGCGCCAGGGAGACGCCCGCGGTGGTGGGCGCGGGGCGCGCGAGCGAGCAGATCTCCCCGGGCGACCTGGTCGCCATGGACGGCACGCGCGGCGTGGTGCTGGTGAACCCGTCGGAGGACCAGCTGGCGCTCTTCCGCGAGGAGCAGCGCCGCTACCTCGAGAGCGAGCAGCTGGCGCTGGCCACGAAGGACCAGCCCGCGGTGAGCACGGACGGCTTCCGCATCCGGCTCAACGGCAACATGGAGTTCCTGGAGGAGATCCCCTCGCTGCTGGCGCACGGCGCGGAGGGCATCGGCCTGTACCGCACGGAGTTCATGTTCCTGGACCGCAAGACGGCGCCCACGGAAGAGGAGCACTACCGGGCCTACAAGCAGGTGCTGGAGGCGATGGGCGGCCGGCCTGTCACCATCCGCACGCTGGACCTGGGCGGCGACAAGGTGCCGGGCAAGACGAAGCACGAGAAGGAACCCAACCCGGCCATGGGCCTGCGGGCCATCCGCTACTGCCTGTCCAACCGGGAGCTGTTCCGGGTGCAGCTGCGCGCGCTGCTGCGCGCGAGCGTGCACGGCAACCTGCGGCTGATGTTCCCGCTCATCTGCGGCGTGAGCGAGCTGCGCGAGGCGCGCAGCGAGCTGGAGGCATGCCGCACGGCGCTGGGGCGCGCGGGGGTGCCGGTGGGCAAGCGCTTCCCGGTGGGCATCATGGTGGAGACGCCGAGCGCGGCGACCATCGCGGACCGGCTCGCGCAGGAGGCGGACTTCTTCTCCATCGGGACGAACGACCTCATCCAGTACTCGCTGGCCATCGACCGTCAGAACCGCGAGGTGGCGTACCTCTACCGGCCGCTGCATCTGTCGGTGTTGCGCATGCTCCAGAACGTGGTGGACGCGGCGAAGGCCGCGAACATCCCGGTGTCCATGTGCGGCGAGATGGCGGGCGACCCGCTCTTCACGCTGGTGCTCCTGGCGCTGGGCTTCGACGAGCTGTCGATGACGTCCGGACAGATTCCGGTGGTGAAGAAGTTGATGCGCCGGGTGAGCCGGAGCGAGGCGGTGGAGATGCTCCAGGGGGCGATGGAGCTGACCACGGCGGAGGAGATTGAACGCTTCGTGCGCACGGAGATGGACCGGCGCTTCAGCGGCCAGGACGGCTCGCTGCTGGCGATGCGGGACGTGGAACCGGAGTCCGTGTAG
- a CDS encoding PTS sugar transporter subunit IIA, with protein sequence MVGLVIASHGRLADELVSTAEQIVGKLPAVATCSIEPGAPVEDLRAKMKQAVKTVDEGDGVIIMADLFGGTPCKESLMMCQRMNLEVLAGVNLPMLLKANSLRSEQMSLSEMANQLASYGQRNITCASALLREAQQQPRT encoded by the coding sequence ATGGTCGGCCTCGTCATCGCATCGCACGGGCGTCTCGCGGATGAGCTCGTCTCTACCGCTGAACAGATCGTGGGCAAGCTGCCCGCCGTGGCCACTTGCAGCATCGAGCCGGGGGCGCCCGTGGAGGACCTCCGCGCCAAGATGAAGCAGGCGGTGAAGACCGTGGATGAAGGGGACGGTGTCATCATCATGGCCGACCTCTTCGGAGGTACCCCCTGCAAGGAATCGCTGATGATGTGTCAGCGGATGAATCTGGAAGTCCTGGCCGGCGTCAATCTGCCCATGCTGCTGAAGGCCAACTCGCTCCGTTCGGAGCAGATGAGCCTGTCGGAGATGGCCAACCAGCTGGCGTCGTACGGCCAGCGCAACATCACCTGTGCATCCGCCCTGCTTCGCGAGGCGCAGCAGCAGCCGCGAACTTGA
- a CDS encoding SPFH domain-containing protein, which produces MFIGYMKSTPTTYVMQYRDGEVVREGAGLSFLYWKPATTLVAVPLSSADVPFAFNEVTRDFQPVTVQGQLTYRVEDPRKLAGLLDYSVTPAGRHCSDDPDKLAERLVQAAQVRARAVVQSLGLREVLVHSDAMEARVLAALAEAEAVKALGVRVMAFSVLSIQPTPEMARALEAGAREGLQREADEAIYARRNAAVEQERRIKESELATELVVEERQRQIREAKMAADIAVEEQRAALMERWVQNERQSADARAYTLEKTLEPVKHVDWKTLLATSANGGDPALHIALAFREMGENAQRIGELNVSPDLLRSLLPSASGPAPAADPKPHKPGRADVHSFNPRDR; this is translated from the coding sequence ATGTTCATCGGATACATGAAGTCGACGCCGACCACGTACGTGATGCAGTACCGGGACGGCGAGGTGGTCCGCGAGGGAGCGGGCCTGTCGTTCCTCTATTGGAAGCCGGCGACGACGCTGGTGGCGGTGCCGCTGTCGAGCGCGGATGTGCCCTTCGCGTTCAACGAGGTCACCCGTGACTTCCAGCCGGTGACGGTGCAGGGACAGCTGACCTACCGGGTCGAGGACCCGCGCAAGCTGGCGGGGCTGTTGGATTACTCGGTGACGCCGGCGGGGCGCCACTGCTCCGACGACCCGGACAAGCTGGCGGAGCGCCTGGTGCAGGCGGCGCAGGTGCGAGCCCGCGCGGTGGTACAGTCGCTGGGCCTGCGCGAGGTGCTGGTGCACTCGGACGCGATGGAGGCCCGGGTGCTGGCCGCGCTGGCGGAGGCGGAGGCCGTGAAGGCGCTGGGCGTGCGGGTGATGGCCTTCTCCGTCCTCTCCATCCAGCCCACCCCGGAGATGGCGCGCGCGCTGGAGGCGGGCGCGCGCGAGGGGCTCCAGCGCGAGGCGGACGAAGCCATCTATGCCCGGCGCAACGCGGCCGTGGAGCAGGAGCGGCGCATCAAGGAGAGCGAGCTGGCCACGGAGCTGGTCGTGGAGGAGCGCCAGCGCCAGATTCGCGAGGCGAAGATGGCCGCGGACATCGCGGTGGAGGAGCAGCGCGCCGCCCTGATGGAGCGCTGGGTCCAGAACGAGCGCCAGTCCGCGGACGCGCGCGCGTACACCCTGGAGAAGACGCTGGAGCCGGTGAAGCACGTGGATTGGAAGACGCTCCTGGCCACGTCCGCCAACGGCGGCGACCCCGCGCTCCACATCGCCCTGGCCTTCCGCGAGATGGGGGAGAACGCCCAGCGCATCGGCGAGCTCAACGTGTCGCCGGACCTGCTGCGCTCGCTCCTGCCCTCGGCCTCCGGCCCCGCGCCGGCCGCGGACCCGAAGCCCCACAAGCCCGGCCGCGCGGACGTCCATTCCTTCAACCCCCGCGACCGCTAG
- a CDS encoding PTS system mannose/fructose/sorbose family transporter subunit IID: MSTTTPPPASMSASAPAFSPPARLSRGTVLRVFLRSLFLQASWNPKGMQNLGLAYAVYPALEKLYPAGPQREAAVRRHLVFFNTHPYVAAAIVGGVVNHEQRIARGEETPDRVVGFKAALMGPLAALGDGFFWLSLKPAVGGFCAAMVPLLGVWAVALFLLLYNLVHLLLRVRLYWLGLSLGDRLVEAVARVNLPAKGARLRGVAAASAGGLAAWLAVSFGATAGGTWAPFLAGGCLAVGVLAYVLVNRRVPTYVVLYVAAGLACAAGAFL; encoded by the coding sequence ATGAGCACGACGACGCCACCGCCCGCCTCCATGTCCGCGTCCGCTCCTGCGTTCAGCCCGCCCGCGCGGCTGTCGCGGGGCACGGTGCTGCGCGTCTTCCTGCGCTCGCTCTTCCTCCAGGCGTCGTGGAACCCCAAGGGGATGCAGAACCTGGGGCTGGCGTACGCGGTGTACCCCGCGCTGGAGAAGCTGTACCCGGCGGGCCCGCAGCGCGAGGCGGCGGTGCGCCGTCACCTGGTCTTCTTCAACACGCACCCGTACGTGGCGGCCGCCATCGTGGGAGGCGTGGTCAACCACGAGCAGCGGATCGCCCGGGGAGAAGAGACGCCGGACCGGGTGGTGGGCTTCAAGGCGGCGCTGATGGGGCCGCTGGCGGCGCTGGGGGACGGGTTCTTCTGGCTGTCGCTCAAGCCCGCGGTGGGCGGCTTCTGCGCGGCGATGGTGCCGCTCCTGGGCGTCTGGGCGGTGGCGCTGTTCCTGCTGCTCTACAACCTGGTGCACCTGCTCCTGCGCGTCCGGCTGTACTGGCTGGGCCTGAGCCTGGGGGACCGGCTGGTGGAGGCGGTGGCGCGGGTGAACCTGCCCGCCAAGGGCGCGCGGTTGAGGGGCGTGGCGGCGGCGAGCGCGGGCGGGCTGGCGGCGTGGCTGGCGGTGAGCTTCGGGGCGACGGCGGGCGGCACCTGGGCGCCGTTCCTGGCGGGGGGGTGTCTGGCGGTGGGGGTGTTGGCGTACGTGCTCGTCAATCGGCGAGTCCCCACCTACGTGGTCCTCTACGTCGCGGCGGGATTGGCCTGCGCGGCGGGAGCCTTTCTGTGA